The sequence CTCCGCCTGCGGCGTTCACCCCGCTCCACACCCCGAGCGCGCGCACGCGCTGCGGGCCCTCGGGGAAGGTGGTGGTGAGCATCGCCAGCGTGGCCGGCGTGGCCGCGGCGGCTCCCAGGCCCTGGCCGGCGCGGGCGGCGATCAGTTGCCAGGGTGTCTGGGCGAGCCCGCCCGCCAGTGAGCACAGCCCGAAGACGGCCAAGCCGAGCACGAACAGCCGTCGTCGGCCGTAGAGGTCGCATGCGCGGCCTCCCAACAGCAGAAAGCCGCCGAGCGTGAGCGCGTAGACGTGCACGACCCACGACAGGTCGAGCGGTGCGAATCCCAGCGCGGTGTGGATCGCGGGCAGGGCGACGTTGACCACGGATAAGTCCAGGGCGACGGCGAACTGGGCGACGGCCACGGCTGCCAGCACCATTCCGGGGCGCCCTCGCGAGTTTTTATACATGTAAGGAAAATAGCGCCAGGGGATCGACGTTGTCGACACCTGGGAGATGATGAGGGCATGCCGCAACCGCCCGCACCGCGCAAAACCCTCGGCCGGCCTCCCCGCATCTCCCGCGAGGAGGTCGTCACAACGGCCCGTCGGATCGTGGACACGGAAGGCGTGGACCGGCTGACCATGCGGCGGCTGGCCACGGAGATCGGCAGTACGCCGATGGCGCTCTACCACCACGTCCGCAACAAGGAAGAACTGCTCGTCCTGCTGCTGGACGACTACGCCACGCGGACGCTGCACCGACCCGACCTGCCTGCTCAGCCCCGCGAGCGGATCGTCGTCGCCGCTGCCACGATCCACGAGGCGCTCGCCGCCTGCCCGTGGATCGTGGAGGTGCTGACAGCCGACGACCTGATGGCCACATCCGCTCTGTGGTTTGTCGAGCAGATCGTTGACGGCCTGGTCGAATGCGGCCTGTCCCCCGAGCGGGCAGTACACGGCTACCGCGCGATCTGGTACTACACCGCTGGAGAAATCGTGGTCCGCGTGACAGCGGCCCGGCGGCGCACAGACGATGACCGTCCCACCTACCGGGAGCAAGTCTTCGCCGATCTCGACCCGGGCGAGCTACCCCGTTTGGCACAGGTCGCGGACCACTGGGCACCGCTGACCGCCGAGGACACCTACCTGGACGGGCTCCGAGCCCTGGTAGACGGCCTCCTGGCTCCCCGTTGACGTGCTCATTCAGTTCATATTCTCAGCGCCGATCCGGTGCCAATGCCTCCACCTCAGATCCCCACGAAGCCGATCTCATGATCGCTGCGATCTGCTGCTGGTGACCTCCTCGGCGCGGGCGGCGAGGTACTCGGCCCAGTCACGTCTTGCGTAGGCGACCCAGCGGAGCGCGGTGTGGCTGTGCATCCCGGTCACGTCGGCGAGGATCGGGCTGGGAAGATCAGCAGCGAGGGCGGCCAGTGCCCCGTTGCGCGCTGTGCGAACCAGGATGCCGTGCCGGTTGAGTTTCTGGGTCATGCCGTGCGTCGAGATCGGCTTGCCCGGGACCATGCCAGGGAAGAGCCATCGAGGGCCTGGGTGGGCTCGCGAGAGCTGCGGCCGCAGTTGGGGCTGTTCGGCAAGTTGCCGAAGGAGCTCGGCGAGCCGTGGAGGCAGCAGGACGGGGTGGCGGCCCAGGACCAGGTGGGCGTGCTTGTCACCGAACTTGAGGTGTTCAGGCGTCAGATGGCAAAGACGTTCGGTGGACAGGCCGAACAGCAGGGTGATCGCGCCGCCGGCCCGGACGTCCGTCGGCAGGGCATCGTCGGTCAGGCAGCGTTGGAGGAGCCGCCAGCGAGCCTCGTCGTCGAGTAGGTTCTGGGGCTCCTGGCTCGGGATGGAGGGCACGGTCAGTTCGCAGGTGAGCCGGCGGCTCGTGGTCCATTTCAGGAAGTAGCGGATCAGGTAGCGCCGCTGGCTGGTGGCCCCGGCGATCCAGTCGTCGACATGCTCCTGGGCGAGGTCGGCGAGGGCCAGGCCGCGTTGGTCCATCCAGGCCAGGAAGTCGAGGGCGATGCTGACGCGGCGCCGCAGGTCGCGGTCGGCGGAGGCCGGATGGCGGCGTGTGGCGGCCCGCTGGCGTGCTCGCCGAAGCAGGAACCAGTGCAGGAACGGGCGGGCGAGGCTGGCGTGCGCGGCCGGCTTGTCCGCGAGTTCGTGCTCCAGCCAGCCCGGGATGCGTTCGATGTCCTCGTTGCGTTCCTCCAACACGCCAGTGTGGACGAGGAGTTGGCGGATGTATCGCTGGTTCCGGCTGGGCGGGAGTTCATCCAGCAGCTCGTGGCTGAGCTCGTGCCCTTCGGACGCCAGCCGGGCGAGGAGCTTGGTGTTCGGGCTCTCCTTAAGCCACTGGATAGCAGGGAATGGTGAGGGAGCGTCCGCCAGTGCGGCCGCGAGCGGTTCCAGCTGTGGGGTGATCGTGCCGTCGGGCCCGGCCAGCAGGGCGTTGACCCGCTCGGCGAGGACGCAGTGAGCGCATCGGCCGCGGCTGTGAGGATTGCCTGCCCCGCCGCACTGCTTGCAGATGTAGTCAGCGGCGAATCCGACACATGGTCCGCAGATCTCGGCGCCGTCGTCATCCCGCGCGATCAGCGGCTGGACCATGCCGCAGCGCGGGCACTCGGCCGGTGAGCGGAGCACGGCGGTGTAGCACGTCATGCAGACCGGCCCGATCGGCCAACGGGTGTTGACCGGCTTGGTTCGGCCGCAGCGGGCGCACGGCTCGCCGCTGCGATGACGCTGATAGCAGGTGGCGCAGACCGGCTGACCCTGTTCGTCGCGGCTGGCGCAGGGGCGGACCCTGCTGCAGATCGAACAGGTCACGTCGGGGCCCTGGTAGCAGCCGTCGCAGAGGTCCGGCTGCCCGTCTCGCGCGTTGCGGGCGATGCGCTTGAGCTGTCCGCACCTGCCGCAGAGCCTTCGTGGCCGGCGATGGCGGTTGTAGCAGAGGTGGCAGAGTGCGCCGTCGTCGTCAACGAGGGCGGCGGCTGCGGTCTTTCCACAGCTCACGCAGGTGCGCATGGGGCGTTTCCAGCACTTGATGCACAGCCCTCGGCCGTCGTCCCGTCGTACCACCGGGTGTCGGAACTGCCCGCATTCGGCGCACTCCTCGAATGTGGCTGGGTCCGCGCGGTAGCAGCGATGGCAGATCGGTCCCTCGGGGCGTCGGGCGACGACGCGCTGGCCGTCGCGCTGGCATCGTGCGCAGGTTTCGCGTTGGCGGCTTCGGGCGTCGCATGTCCCGCAGAGCCGCCCTTCGGGGCGGAGTTGCCGCAGGTCGGACCGGATCTTTCCGCAGTGTGCGCATCCGGGGCGAACGACCGGGTGTCCGGCTTCGTGCAGCACCTGGGCGAGCCGCAGCAGAACCGGTGGGCAGAGGGAGCTGCCCGAGGTCAGGGCGTCGGGGTGTGCGGCCATGTGATCGGCGAGTTCTTCCAGGAACCGAGCGGCGCCGCGGACAGGGATCGGCACTGCCGCTTCCAACGCCGCGTTCGCATCGGCGGTACTGATGGCCGGCAGGACCTTGGTGACCTGGCCGACAGCGGCGTTCGTAGCAGCTTCCATCCGCGCAACCTGCGCGGCAAGACGGGCGACGATCGACGGGGCGGTCGGAGAAGGGGCGGTCACAAGCCCTCCGGCCGCCGGATCGAGGTCCGGCGCACGGCCGGCAGCGGGCCGGGCGTCTCGCCGCCGGCGGTCTTGCGTACCTCTTCGTTGACGACCTGAACCTCGATGAGGTCGTTGGGCCGGCAGCCGAGGATGTCGCACAGAGCCGCGAGAGTGTCCATCGACAGCCGCTGCGGCGGCTGCGTGACCAGGCGGAAGACCTGCTCGCGCGAGAGGTTGACACCCCGTTCGGCCAGCAGCGGCACCAGGTCGGTGGTCTGGAACATCTCCTTGTCGGCCATGAGCTTGCGCAGGTTCCAGCGGTAGCCCATCTTCTTGATCACTTCGGGTCCTCCCAAATGCCGGGGAATCGCTGGCCCAACTTCTTGTGCAGCAGCCGGTTGCGGTACTCGTCCGAGACGCCGGTATAGAGGGCCGTCGTGCTGGCATAGCCGTGGCCGGCCTGGTCCTGGATGAACCTTTCCGGGTAATCAAATTCGGTCAAATGTGTGATATAGGAATGCCTCAGGCAGTGCAATTCGAGTTCTTCGGGCAGGTCAGCGGCCTGCTTGGCGGCTTCGAAGGCTTCGTTCGCCGATCGGCGTGACAGTCGCCCGGCGCGTTCGGTGACCCAGATCGCCGGGTGCTTGCCCACGTTGAACCGGGGCCGGACCTCGGTCAGGTAGTGGTCGAGGTCGTCGACGATCCAGTCCATCTCCGGGACGGTGAAGATGGTGCGGCGCTTGGGCGGGCTGCCCTTGGAGGACTTGCCCCAGCGTACGAACACCGCCCCGTGGCGCTTGTATTGCGGAGCCTTCGGGTTGCGCCGCAGGTCGGCGAGGTCGAGGCCGACGTTCTCCCGACGCCGCATGCCATAGGCGTAGTAGGTCTTGATCAGGGCGGAGTCGCGCATCGCGGTCAATACGCCCTTGCGGCCGCGCTTCCGGATTTCCTCGACCCGCCCGTCGGCAGCGTCGAACAGGTCCTGGATCTCGTCGTAGGTCAGCGGCCGACGGCGCGGGTCGCCCTCGTACTCACTGACATGGGTGACGGTGTTCCACTCGTGCAGGATCTGGACCGGCACCTCACCGAAGCGCTCCTGACAGACGGACATCCAGCCGTAGCGCGGGTCGGTGATGTACTCGCAAAACAGCCGCAGGTGGTTCTGGTAGTTCCGGCCGCTCGACACCGTGAACGTCGGCGTCTTCGTGCGCAGGTGGTCGATGAACGCCTCGACCTCCGCCGACTGCCACTGCCACGGGTACTGGTTGGAGAACTCGGCGAACCGGCGGACCAGTGACAGCCGCGGCTTGATGGTTCCGTCCCACTTCAGAAAGCGGGCCCGCTGCTGCTTGGTCCACCCCTCCAGCATGGCCTCGAACACAGCCGGCTCGGGGTCCAGGTAGGAGATCCCGTCCACGAGCATCAGGTGTGCCGCACCCGCCAAATCGGCAGCTTTCGCCACTCCAACCTCCGTTGCGTTAGGTGCAACATTGTTGGGATAGCCTCGGTGGAGCGCAAGAGCCACTGGTAGATCGCTCGCACGGTGCGAGAGGATGGCGGAGCAGGCGCCCGTCACCTGCTGATTCGCGCTTATTCGAACCCTGCGGAGTGCTGCATCAGATGCAACTCCGCCCCGTTTCGTCATCCCTCATGCCGCTCAAGTAGGCGATCACCACCCAGCAAGCGATTCGCAGATGGTTGATCTCGGTGAAGACGGTGTGGCGAGACAGTCCGGGGTGCCATGGCTTGCCGGTGGCAGGCCATGGCGACATGGTCACCGGGATGCCCCCCACTTCCCAACCGAGCTCGTTTCCGGCAGCGACTATGCGCTGGCGATAGTGGTGGAGGCCGTGACTGCTTATCAGCAATTGGATCATCTTCAAGTTCGGGGCCTGCACCACCCCGTCCCTGATCTCGGCCCCGGGGGCATTGTGGAAAAGTTGGAGAGGTAGGGAAGGAAGGCCCCGCCCCTCGGCCCTTCGCCCGGCGATGAAGGCGTCCAGCCGCTGCCTGACGCTGCCAGGCCTGGTGCGACCAGTCGGCAATTCCGACTTGAGGCGCGTCAGTTCGCGCTGAGCAGCCAGCAGGTCGCCGCTGGCAATCTGCACGTAGAACAGGGCGGCGGCCAGAAAGGGGCGCATGACTTCCTCAGGGATGCGCGGTGTGGTGTTCTCCCTGTTCGTTTGCTTCCACCCAGCGACCTGCTGGGCACTGCGATGTGGCCACGGAACCAAGCTCAGCCGGTCGTGGCTGAGGAAAGGTCCGTGCGCGGAAACATGCTTGAGTGTGTTGACCATGGCCACGGTGTTGTGGAGGCCGGACTGCTTCCACAATGCCAGCAGGGCATCCAGGTTCGTGAGTTCGACATCGGCAAGGTTAGAGATGCCGACCACGCGCAGGTCACGGAAGAGCTTCGTCAGACGATAGACCTCCACATTTACTGAGGTGGGCTTCATGGGCCTGTAGTAGCGGCCAGAGGCTCGGCGGAGGCGGGAGTAGATGTACTCCTTGGCGGTCTGCCTCTGTTCACCTGCTTCGAAGGCTCGGAAGTCGATGCGACTTCCTGCCCGTCGAGCGCGGGGCAGGAACTCCTTCAGATCCCACACGTCCTCACTGAAGCGGGGGCCTCGGGTTGCCTTCCCTCGGGTGAGCCGGGCGGGGAGTACGTAGATGTCCGGCTCGGGAGCTGGACGGGAGGTGGGAAGGGCAATGGCGGAGGTCATCAGATGGTCTCCAGGAGCGCGGTTGGCAGGGCAAGCCGGGCCCCGTCAGCCTCTGCGATGGCACGGGCGGTGGTGATCTGGGGTGTACTGAAGCGGGCGAGCACCCCGGTGACGATGCGCTCGTGCGCGAGCCCGAAGCGGGCCTTCCACTCAGCGATAGAAAACTCCTCGCGCTGCCGTTCGATCGTGCCCAGCGCGGAGAGCACCGCCGGCAGATGACGGGTGGTGAACACCGCATTCGGGCACTCAAGGCACACCCACGGCGGAACCGGGCACGGTGCCCCCTTCTTGACGGCGAATGGAGAGGCGAAGAAGTCTTGGCAGGCCGACAACCACACGTCCGTAGCACCAGACAACGCGTCGTGCACGGCCTCAGGGGCTATAGCTGCATCGCCGTCGTCCAGCCGTTCACCGTCGTCGTTCAGTACCACCGGCGGTGGAAGCGCGACCGCGAGTGCCTGCGAAAGACCCGCCTCGATGGCCTGGTCGTGGATCTCCTCATGGGCACCGATGTCGGCGTAGTGGCTGCCGGCGACCTGCGGAGTGTGGCCACTGGCAAAGTCCGGGAGGATGCCGCCGGCTCGCAAGTACTGCTTCGACTTGTAGGTCTTGCGTAATCTGCGCAAATCCAGCTTCACAGGGGACCCGTCCCGGTCTTTCATGACGTCGATTCCATGCGTGGCCATGAACCGGCGCCGGTGTGCAGTATCGGGTGCGAGTCGCTCGCGAAATGCGCCTGCCAATGCGCCGTTACTGCGAAAACTGATGATCCACAGTTCGTCCAGACCGCTCAGCTCTCGCGCATGTTGGGTCAGTCGCATGAGCAGACGTATGAGGCCACCGGGTGAGCGGAGGTTGCCGCCGTCCCGAACCCGCAGCGTTTTGTGCGGATCGTTGTGAGCACGGCGCTTGAGGTAGTTCACGCTCACGAAGCCGCGGGCGGGGTTCACCAGGCATCCCGGTCGCAGATCCTTGACCGCCTCGGGCTCCATGCCCGTCTGGCAGCCCAGCAGGACTTGGAACGGCGCCAGGTCCGCCACCGAGAGAAACAGCCGCTCGTTGACTGCCCGCATCCTTCCGTGGCGGGCCAGTTCACGGCTCCTGCCGTGCTCGGGACTGATCGGGCCGTTGTGCCATACCCACCACAAGACGTTCTCCAGCCGGTCCCAGCCATGGTGATCAGGATCCTTCCCGGCGAGGGCAAGGCGTTCGCCCTCCAGGAGCCGATCGCGGATTTTGCCGACCTCGATCAATGCGGCGGCTTCGAAAGCGTCGAAGACCGGGACGGGGTAGGCGTCCAGTGGTTTCTTGTCTGGGGCCTTTTCCCCGGACGCGTAGGCGATGCGTGACTGAAAATCCAGGCTGAACCGATCCGGATGCGCTTTGCTGACCAGCCGCAGCATGCGAGTCAAGGCGAGCATCATCGTGTGAGGAGCCTGGCTGCCCTCGCCGTATGCCTCGATCTGCCTGTCCTCGAAAGCGTCCAACAAGTCCGCTTCCAGGTCGTCCAGGTCGAGCTCGTCGCCGTGCTCGGGCATCGCCGCAGCGGTGAACGCGAGGAAAGTACGGACAAACTTGAGGTGCCGGCGGAATTCGGCCCGGTCTCGAAGGAGTCCCTTCGGCCTGGCGATCTCCAGCAAGGCCACGGCCATGGGCCGGGCCAGGCGAGGGATGCCCAGATCAGAGAGATCGACTACCTCTTCCTGGCCATCGATCGGCACCGTGCAAACCACAGGGCCCAGGCGGGGCACCGACTCGGGCACTGCCGGAGCCTCGGGCGCCGAGGTGAATCGGACACGTCGCTTGCTCATCGGCCGGCCTCCGCCGGCACCTTGATGCGATCGAGGACCGACGCCTGCTCGTCCCACTCCGCCAGCGCGGCCAGGACGATTTCCTGAGCTTCGTCCAGCACGTCCAGATACTGGTAAACGGTCTCCTCGTGGGCGTGCCCGAGCAGCAGCTGCAGCTTGCGCATCGGATTGCCGATCAGCAGCCGCTTGATCTGGGCCAGAGTGAAACGCCGATCCTCACTCATACCCATCGCCCGGACGGTCTGCCGAAGCAGCAACCCGAGCATGTGGACGGCGAACGTGTGACGCAGCGTGTGTGGATGGACCTCGTACTCGATGCCGAACTTCGCACACCGCTCGTTCGCGCGGCGGAAAGCCGACTGCCACGTCGACCTCTTCAATGGCTGGCCGTCCTCACCCAGCCACAGCCACAACGGGCCACCCACCCGACCGCGCGCGTCCACTGACAACAGCCGTATCCGGTCCTCGATTCCGATATCGGAGTACGTCCAAGCCCGCGTGCGTCCATCCACGATCATTGCCTGCCGGTTCGACCGGCGGACGAGCAATGGGTCCTCCCACCCTTCGTACGCTCCCGCTGCACGTTGACGCTGGACCAGTTCATCGCGCTCGAAGGCCAGGTGATGGTGCAGCTCACGCAGCACACGCCGCCGCGAGAACACCGTGCGGGCCACGCCCCGCTTGGTCACTGCAGGCGAGAGGTGGAAGTCCCCGATGCCTTGGGCCAGCGGCGGCACCTCCGGCACCAGAACACTTGAAGCCTCACCCAGCCGCATTCCCGTGCTGACGACGAGGTCGGCGAACAGGCCGTTCCGGTCGCCGTGACGTCCACGCCATTTCGGGTCGCGGCCGCCTTCGGGCAGATAGCCACGCAGCCCCACGTCCCGCCACAAGAGATAGTCCTCGTAGGACAGGAACCTGATTGACCCCGCGCTTCGCGAAGTCGGCTCGGCCTCGGCGTTCACCCGCACTTGCTTGGGGCCCTGCGGGGTCATCACGTTCTTGTCGACGTACCGGAACGGCTCTGCCGTCAGCAGCCCCGCGTCCAAAGACCACAGCACCCACTTGTCGAGGGCGGCCACGGAACGATTCCACGTGCCCGCCCCGACCCGGTCGTCCGGATCTTCAGCGTGCAGTCGAGCGCGCTTGTACGCCCGCAAATCCTGGCCGTCTATCTCCCAGATGGTCTTTCCTCCACGCGCCTCGTGGAGGAAACGGCAGACCAGCATGATGTCCGAGCTGTAGCCGTCGATGCCATTGCTCGACGGCACACCCCACTCAGACAGTTCGCGCAGGAACCGGTTCAGGTGCAGGTCGTACGAACCGTCTGGGCCGAGGATGAACTGCTGCCTCTCAGCGATCCCCGCCCGCTGGAGCACTCCGAGGGCATCAAAGCCAAGGTCTGGCGTAGCCGTCAGCTTGAGGGACGTGCGATGGCGGATCACGACTGCCTCGATCAGCTCATCTGTTGGCGCTTCCACCTTCAACGTCATGCGGCTCCTCTTCGTGAGACACGTGTCCCGGCAACATAACTGGAGATCTTTGAGACACATGAAAGTGCCGCCATAATCGACGGGGTTGAGGTCGGGTGAGTAGGCGGGGAGCAGGAAAACTGTCAGCCATGCACGCTGGGTGATCAGCTCACGCATGGCGTGGGAGTTGTGGGTGTTCAGACGGTCCCAGACGAGCACGATCGGCGCCTTGACGAGGTGGTGGACTCCGTCGATCAGCGCGATGAAGTCCCGTTCCCCCATGCTGCGGCGTTTGTCTTTGCCCGCGGGGTGGGTGCGCAGGCGGTGGCACAGCCGGGTGCGGGAGCCGGGCCGCATCGCGATCAGCCCGGCCACCGACAAGCGTCCCGAGCACCGGCCGCTGACCGTCACGACAGGTGTTCGGCCACGCCGGCCCCAGGTCCGTCCTTTGGGCGGCCGACGGGTGAAGCCTGCCTCGTCCTCGAAGCAGATGTAACCCCCGCAGGCCGCCCGGGCTCTTTTACCTCCGCCCAGGTCGCCTCCTTCCACGCGGTAACGGCCGGCTCATCACGCTCGGCCACCCGCCGCGCGGGTACCTGCGGACTGAAGCCGAGCCGGTGCATCAGCCTCGTCGCACCCGAGACGCTGTAGGAGACGTGAAACTCCCTGCCGATAAGCGTGGCCACCCACGCCGCCGCACCACACCTGATCCTCCACCCAGCCGTGCGCGGTCGGCCCCTGCTCCAGATACCCAGCCAGCTTTTCCAGACAGCGCGGGGACAGACGACACCGCGATCCACTCGAGCCACGCGAGGCCAGAGCCTGCGCACCACCATCCCGCCACAACTGCAGCCACTGATAAACGGACTTCCGGCTCACCCGCAGGCGCCGTGCGACCTCCGACGGCTTGATCTCCTGCTGCGGATCGTCCGCCGAGGCACCGGATCCGTGGTGACCTGGCGCCGGGCCCAGATGGTGCTCTTGTCGACCCAGGGCATGGACGTGGCCAAGATCGCCGAGGTGACGTTCACCAGCCCGGACCGGGTCCGGGACGTGATCCACAACTTCAACGCCGACGGCTTCACCTCGCTCTATCCCAAGTACAAGGGTGGCCGGCCGAAGACGTTCACCCTGCCCGAACGCCGTGAGATCAAGAAGATCGCCAAGTCCAGGCCGGTCGAGCACGGCCTGCCGTTCTCGACCTGGAGCCTGGTGAAACTGGCCGACTTCCTGGTCGCCGAGGAGGTGGTCGACGACATCAGCCACGAGGGCCTGCGCATCCTGCTCCGCGAGGAAGGCGTCACCTTTCAACGTCTGAGACCTGGAAGACCTCCCGCGACCCCGACTACGCAGCCAAGAAGGCCCGCGTCGAGCACCTCTACGCCATCGCCGACGGCGAGGTCATCCCCGAGGAGGGCGAGCCAGAAGTCGTCTTCTGCATGGACGAGTTCGGTCCCCTCAATCTCCAGCCCCACCCCGGCCGCCAGTGGACCGGACGCGGCGGCAAGCACAAGGACCCCGATCGCGCGCCGCGCCTGCGCCGCCGCGCGACCTACACGCGCCCGCACGGCGTCCGCCACCTGTTCGCCGCCTACGACCTGGGCAAAGACCAGCTCTACGGCCACATCAAGGAGACCAAGAACCGCTCTAAGTTCCTGGGGTTCTGCCGCTACCTGCGCTCCCTCCACCCCGTCGGCAAGCGCATCGCGATCATCTGCGACAACTATTCCGCGCACCTGACCACCAAACGCTGCCGCCGCGTTGCCGACTGGGCCGAGGCCAACAACGTCGAGATCGCCTTCATACCGACCAACAGCTCCTGGCTTAAC is a genomic window of Streptomyces gilvosporeus containing:
- a CDS encoding helix-turn-helix domain-containing protein, producing MIKKMGYRWNLRKLMADKEMFQTTDLVPLLAERGVNLSREQVFRLVTQPPQRLSMDTLAALCDILGCRPNDLIEVQVVNEEVRKTAGGETPGPLPAVRRTSIRRPEGL
- a CDS encoding TetR/AcrR family transcriptional regulator, with protein sequence MPQPPAPRKTLGRPPRISREEVVTTARRIVDTEGVDRLTMRRLATEIGSTPMALYHHVRNKEELLVLLLDDYATRTLHRPDLPAQPRERIVVAAATIHEALAACPWIVEVLTADDLMATSALWFVEQIVDGLVECGLSPERAVHGYRAIWYYTAGEIVVRVTAARRRTDDDRPTYREQVFADLDPGELPRLAQVADHWAPLTAEDTYLDGLRALVDGLLAPR
- a CDS encoding tyrosine-type recombinase/integrase is translated as MAKAADLAGAAHLMLVDGISYLDPEPAVFEAMLEGWTKQQRARFLKWDGTIKPRLSLVRRFAEFSNQYPWQWQSAEVEAFIDHLRTKTPTFTVSSGRNYQNHLRLFCEYITDPRYGWMSVCQERFGEVPVQILHEWNTVTHVSEYEGDPRRRPLTYDEIQDLFDAADGRVEEIRKRGRKGVLTAMRDSALIKTYYAYGMRRRENVGLDLADLRRNPKAPQYKRHGAVFVRWGKSSKGSPPKRRTIFTVPEMDWIVDDLDHYLTEVRPRFNVGKHPAIWVTERAGRLSRRSANEAFEAAKQAADLPEELELHCLRHSYITHLTEFDYPERFIQDQAGHGYASTTALYTGVSDEYRNRLLHKKLGQRFPGIWEDPK
- a CDS encoding XRE family transcriptional regulator; amino-acid sequence: MTAPSPTAPSIVARLAAQVARMEAATNAAVGQVTKVLPAISTADANAALEAAVPIPVRGAARFLEELADHMAAHPDALTSGSSLCPPVLLRLAQVLHEAGHPVVRPGCAHCGKIRSDLRQLRPEGRLCGTCDARSRQRETCARCQRDGQRVVARRPEGPICHRCYRADPATFEECAECGQFRHPVVRRDDGRGLCIKCWKRPMRTCVSCGKTAAAALVDDDGALCHLCYNRHRRPRRLCGRCGQLKRIARNARDGQPDLCDGCYQGPDVTCSICSRVRPCASRDEQGQPVCATCYQRHRSGEPCARCGRTKPVNTRWPIGPVCMTCYTAVLRSPAECPRCGMVQPLIARDDDGAEICGPCVGFAADYICKQCGGAGNPHSRGRCAHCVLAERVNALLAGPDGTITPQLEPLAAALADAPSPFPAIQWLKESPNTKLLARLASEGHELSHELLDELPPSRNQRYIRQLLVHTGVLEERNEDIERIPGWLEHELADKPAAHASLARPFLHWFLLRRARQRAATRRHPASADRDLRRRVSIALDFLAWMDQRGLALADLAQEHVDDWIAGATSQRRYLIRYFLKWTTSRRLTCELTVPSIPSQEPQNLLDDEARWRLLQRCLTDDALPTDVRAGGAITLLFGLSTERLCHLTPEHLKFGDKHAHLVLGRHPVLLPPRLAELLRQLAEQPQLRPQLSRAHPGPRWLFPGMVPGKPISTHGMTQKLNRHGILVRTARNGALAALAADLPSPILADVTGMHSHTALRWVAYARRDWAEYLAARAEEVTSSRSQRS